One Rattus rattus isolate New Zealand chromosome 12, Rrattus_CSIRO_v1, whole genome shotgun sequence genomic window carries:
- the Cln5 gene encoding ceroid-lipofuscinosis neuronal protein 5 — protein sequence MPRVGPGGAHWRPALALALLGLAATLGASRTSGQRWPVPYKRFSFRPKTDPFCQAKYTFCPTGSPIPVMKDSDVIEVLRLQAPVWEFKYGDLLGHFKIMHDAIGFRSTLTGKNYTIEWYELFQLGNCTFPHLRPEVNAPFWCNQGAACFFEGIYDRHWKENGTLSLVATISGNTFNKVAEWVKQDNETGIYYETWTVRASPGKGAQTWFESYDCSNFVLRTYEKLAEFGTEFKKIETNYTKIFLYSGEPIYLGNETSIFGPKGNKTLALAIKKFYGPFKRYSSTKDFLLNFLKIFDTVIMHREFYLFYNFEYWFLPMKPPFVKITYKETPLPTRHTTFTDL from the exons ATGCCGCGCGTGGGGCCAGGCGGAGCGCACTGGCGCCCGGCGCTCGCGCTGGCGCTGCTGGGGCTGGCGGCCACTCTGGGCGCGTCCCGGACGTCTGGGCAACGCTGGCCCGTACCCTACAA GCGCTTCTCCTTCCGTCCGAAGACAGATCCCTTCTGTCAAGCCAAATATACTTTCTGTCCTACTGGCTCACCCATCCCAGTTATGAAGGACAGTGACGTCATCGAAGTCTTAAGGCTACAAGCCCCTGTTTGGGAATTTAAATATGGAGACCTCCTGGGACACTTT AAAATCATGCACGATGCCATTGGATTCAGGAGTACGCTGACGGGCAAGAACTACACAATTGAATGGTATGAGCTTTTCCAGCTCGGCAACTGTACATTTCCCCACCTTCGGCCCGAAGTGAACGCTCCGTTCTGGTGTAACCAGGGGGCAGCCTGCTTCTTTGAAGGAATTTACGATAGACACTGGAAGGAAAACGGGACGTTGTCGCTGGTTGCAACCATATCTG gAAACACATTTAACAAAGTGGCCGAGTGGGTGAAGCAGGACAATGAGACTGGGATTTATTACGAGACATGGACAGTCCGGGCCAGCCCAGGAAAAGGGGCGCAGACATGGTTTGAATCCTACGACTGTTCGAATTTTGTCTTAAGGACATATGAGAAATTGGCTGAATTTGGAACAGAATTCAAGAAGATAGAAACAAActatacaaaaatatttctttatagcGGAGAACCGATTTACTTGGGAAATGAAACGTCTATTTTTGGGCCCAAAGGAAACAAGACCCTTGCTTTGGCCATAAAAAAATTTTATGGCCCCTTCAAACGGTATTCGTCAACCAAAGATTTTCTGTTGAATTTCTTGAAAATTTTTGACACAGTGATTATGCACAGAGAGTTCTACCTGTTTTATAACTTTGAGTATTGGTTTCTACCTATGAAACCACCCTTTGTCAAAATAACGTACAAGGAAACCCCTTTACCTACCAGACATACGACATTTACCGACCTGTGA